One part of the Pelagicoccus sp. SDUM812003 genome encodes these proteins:
- a CDS encoding pyridoxamine 5'-phosphate oxidase family protein: protein MSCPFAQSPRSTPNRIPKRSSSERDSIYEVIDAAPLCHVGFTQQEQPFVIPTLHARSGDTLLFHGSTQSRLLQAIASGRPICCVFTLLDGIVAARSAMHHSMNYRSVVAFGTGRLLEDEALRQQAFRLTTEKLLPGRWETCRQPNEAEAKATAIAALMIEEATLKQRSGGPNDIESDLSGPFWAGVLPIQTVIGKPIPADDLPPGVEIPSRIASLTTSG, encoded by the coding sequence ATGTCCTGTCCCTTCGCCCAATCCCCCCGCTCCACCCCAAACCGCATTCCCAAGCGCTCCTCCTCCGAACGCGATTCCATCTACGAAGTCATCGACGCTGCTCCCCTCTGCCACGTCGGTTTCACCCAGCAGGAGCAGCCCTTCGTCATCCCCACCCTGCACGCCAGGTCGGGCGATACGCTTCTGTTTCACGGCTCCACCCAAAGCCGCCTCCTGCAAGCCATCGCCTCGGGACGGCCGATCTGCTGCGTCTTCACCTTGCTCGATGGCATCGTGGCGGCTCGATCCGCCATGCACCATTCCATGAACTATCGCTCAGTGGTGGCCTTCGGCACGGGGCGCCTGCTCGAGGACGAAGCTCTGCGGCAACAAGCCTTCAGGCTGACGACGGAAAAGCTGCTTCCAGGCCGCTGGGAAACCTGCCGCCAACCGAACGAAGCGGAAGCCAAAGCCACCGCGATCGCTGCCTTGATGATCGAAGAGGCCACTCTGAAACAAAGAAGCGGCGGTCCCAACGACATAGAATCCGACCTTTCCGGTCCATTCTGGGCAGGCGTTCTGCCCATACAGACCGTCATCGGAAAGCCGATACCAGCGGACGATCTGCCGCCTGGCGTAGAGATTCCCTCGCGCATCGCCTCGCTGACTACATCCGGGTAA
- a CDS encoding rhomboid family intramembrane serine protease, with product MNALLFVATYIVGDNQERLLSLLALHFPQSDDFRAWQLVTHMFMHGSPTHILFNMFGLYTFGGVLERIWGARRFLVFYFVAGVGAGIIFTAVNLYQFSSIYDTLLSNGVSTGSIQNFLDTAISNRDIAKTLDQDKALHFLQIYHGSVVGASGAIYGVLVAFAILFPNAKLALIFLPVPIAAKFFVPAMLLLDLFSEFTGFSLFGGGIAHMAHIGGALIGFLLMLYWRDAAKRRSREDPEIDSEFS from the coding sequence GTGAACGCTTTGCTATTCGTGGCGACCTACATCGTAGGCGACAATCAGGAGCGCTTGCTCTCGCTCTTAGCCCTGCATTTTCCGCAATCCGACGACTTTCGCGCCTGGCAGCTGGTCACCCACATGTTCATGCACGGAAGCCCTACGCACATCCTGTTCAACATGTTCGGCCTCTACACCTTCGGCGGGGTGCTCGAGCGAATCTGGGGAGCGCGGCGCTTTCTCGTGTTCTACTTCGTCGCAGGCGTCGGCGCAGGCATCATCTTCACCGCCGTAAACCTCTATCAGTTCAGCAGCATCTACGACACTCTCCTCAGCAATGGCGTATCCACAGGATCTATACAGAACTTCCTCGATACCGCTATCTCGAATCGCGACATCGCTAAAACGCTCGATCAGGATAAAGCCCTTCACTTCCTGCAGATCTACCACGGCAGCGTGGTCGGAGCATCCGGCGCCATCTACGGGGTGCTGGTGGCCTTCGCCATTCTCTTTCCAAACGCTAAGCTGGCTCTCATCTTCCTTCCGGTTCCCATCGCGGCGAAATTCTTCGTACCTGCCATGCTCCTGCTGGACCTCTTTTCCGAATTCACTGGCTTTTCGCTCTTCGGTGGCGGCATCGCCCACATGGCCCACATCGGCGGGGCCCTGATCGGATTTCTGCTTATGCTCTACTGGAGGGATGCCGCCAAGAGACGCTCCCGCGAGGATCCGGAAATCGATTCCGAATTTTCCTGA
- a CDS encoding cobyric acid synthase, which produces MKAISVLGTSSNAGKSWVSTALCAWLRRQGVKVAPFKAQNMANNAFATWDGGEIGTAQAVQAEACGLQPQVEMNPILLKPNGPDGSQIVRLGKAGETIAARNYYQSIEASWEIVRQTLDGWRDRCEALVMEGAGSPVELNLMQRDIVNLRPIEYVGGKWILTANIEFGGVFAQTIGTWQLLPKQMQARGLGFLVNRFRGDLSLFDEAGEAFEKRLALPYLGVMPFDGSLRIDDEDSLNAVSERPKSGSPYIAWIKYPRVSNSHDIGPWKEDEGIDAVWTDEKDDLSDARAIVLPGSKNTLEDLRWLKATGLFAAIRERAAKGLPVVGICGGFQMLGEALLDPVWGEEESGLGLLMLRTVFQTEKRVERRIARFANEEWETYEIHTGMTIPSRDSVDTEPLIKTKPLAGGSFEPEGIRCGSVWGSYQHGLFDSPAMRERLVAELAGVEAGICQRNWRERRLGVYDAMADALERHIDLRPIQRYLGL; this is translated from the coding sequence ATGAAAGCGATTTCGGTCTTGGGGACTTCGTCCAACGCCGGCAAGAGTTGGGTCTCGACCGCCCTGTGCGCTTGGCTGCGTCGACAAGGGGTCAAGGTGGCTCCCTTCAAGGCTCAAAATATGGCGAACAACGCCTTCGCCACTTGGGATGGGGGCGAGATCGGCACGGCGCAAGCGGTGCAGGCGGAGGCTTGCGGGTTGCAGCCGCAGGTGGAGATGAACCCCATCTTGCTCAAGCCCAACGGCCCTGACGGGTCTCAGATCGTGCGGCTTGGCAAGGCTGGGGAAACCATCGCGGCGCGAAACTATTATCAAAGCATCGAGGCGTCGTGGGAGATCGTGCGGCAAACTTTGGACGGCTGGAGGGATCGATGCGAGGCGCTGGTGATGGAAGGGGCGGGCAGTCCGGTCGAGCTGAACCTGATGCAGCGCGATATCGTCAATCTTCGCCCCATCGAATACGTCGGTGGAAAATGGATACTGACAGCGAATATTGAATTCGGCGGCGTGTTCGCCCAAACCATTGGTACCTGGCAATTGCTCCCCAAACAGATGCAAGCTCGCGGGCTCGGGTTTCTTGTGAACCGATTCCGCGGCGATCTGAGCTTGTTCGACGAGGCTGGAGAAGCGTTTGAGAAGCGCCTGGCGTTGCCGTATCTCGGCGTGATGCCTTTCGATGGGTCGCTCCGTATCGACGACGAAGACAGCTTGAACGCCGTATCCGAGAGGCCGAAGTCCGGATCGCCTTACATCGCGTGGATCAAGTATCCTCGTGTATCGAATTCTCATGACATCGGGCCGTGGAAAGAGGACGAAGGGATTGATGCAGTTTGGACCGACGAAAAGGATGACTTGTCGGATGCGAGAGCGATCGTCTTACCCGGATCCAAGAATACGCTGGAAGACTTGCGCTGGCTGAAGGCGACAGGGTTGTTCGCAGCGATACGAGAGCGGGCGGCCAAAGGCTTGCCGGTGGTAGGGATATGTGGTGGATTTCAGATGCTGGGCGAAGCCTTGCTGGACCCCGTTTGGGGTGAAGAGGAGTCCGGCTTAGGGCTTTTGATGCTGCGAACCGTGTTTCAAACGGAAAAACGTGTGGAGCGGAGAATAGCCCGCTTCGCGAACGAAGAGTGGGAGACCTACGAAATTCACACCGGAATGACGATACCGAGTCGTGATTCTGTGGATACCGAACCGCTGATTAAGACCAAACCCCTCGCAGGCGGCTCGTTCGAACCTGAAGGGATTCGGTGCGGATCCGTTTGGGGCAGCTACCAACATGGTTTGTTCGATTCGCCAGCGATGCGCGAGCGCCTAGTGGCGGAGCTCGCGGGAGTCGAGGCGGGCATTTGCCAGCGAAACTGGCGCGAGCGTCGGCTCGGCGTTTATGACGCGATGGCGGATGCGCTGGAACGCCATATCGACCTGAGGCCGATCCAGCGCTACCTAGGTTTGTAG
- a CDS encoding cob(I)yrinic acid a,c-diamide adenosyltransferase has translation MPRGVISTRGGDKGRTGTGGPDRVFKDDPRIEALGDLDEANCVLGLLRSKLPPEHDWEAGLKRIQTEMMNLMGHVATPSNSPRQPSVPLPEESSLWLEQWMADIEEEMTDATEFFLLPGGNEVSALCHLARTTVRRAERRLVTLNQIDPVAPSILQFINRLSDLCFKLSRQELHRNGIVEDRWRLFRPERKKS, from the coding sequence ATGCCAAGAGGAGTGATTTCAACCCGAGGAGGAGACAAGGGCCGAACCGGAACCGGCGGCCCAGACCGTGTGTTCAAGGACGACCCGCGCATCGAAGCGCTAGGCGATCTCGACGAAGCCAACTGTGTGCTGGGCTTGCTGCGCAGCAAGCTCCCGCCCGAGCACGATTGGGAGGCCGGTCTGAAGCGAATCCAGACCGAAATGATGAATCTGATGGGGCACGTGGCGACGCCTTCCAATTCCCCGAGGCAGCCTAGCGTGCCGTTGCCAGAGGAATCGTCCCTTTGGCTGGAGCAGTGGATGGCTGACATCGAGGAGGAGATGACCGATGCCACGGAGTTCTTTCTCCTCCCAGGGGGAAACGAGGTCTCCGCTCTATGCCATTTGGCTCGTACCACGGTACGACGGGCGGAGCGCCGTCTGGTCACGCTGAATCAGATCGATCCGGTGGCCCCGAGCATTCTCCAGTTCATCAATCGCCTGTCCGATCTTTGCTTTAAGCTGTCCCGCCAGGAGCTGCATCGAAATGGCATCGTCGAAGATCGTTGGCGTTTGTTTCGTCCCGAGCGCAAGAAATCCTGA
- a CDS encoding adenosylcobinamide amidohydrolase, which yields MKIGNFYGAVDFYRKEKIAYAQFLVPHRVLSTCRLNGGLREDLEYLYNHQSCEPANHTGTDLCHVAVKHPARYQERITSKAGIPYEKSASLGTAANMHNAAIAREQFLDLEVVAVTTAGVGGNGGRAGDPASYYQSEDGAKPISALPPQAGTINSLLFVSEELSPGALVVASTVMAEAKASVLQELSTPSRYSEGIATGTGTDQIGIASRIGTRIRHTDANKHSKLGELIGTVLRRSLFEALNLQAGMTPDSRRSSIVALQRLGETQERFIAGVKSGLSESDAGLFERNFLAANHDPVTVSCIQALVHLRDQFVWGVLPLSCLREIMVPHLVRIASVVSGKELVSEIVLEAIGEQAIGIERNVFLELIHCCFSIGFSEKWRGRFEDPQPVDMQPQPQ from the coding sequence ATGAAAATTGGCAATTTCTACGGAGCGGTAGACTTCTATCGGAAGGAAAAGATCGCGTACGCGCAGTTCCTGGTCCCGCATCGCGTCCTCTCGACATGCCGGCTCAACGGCGGGCTGCGCGAGGATCTGGAGTACCTGTACAATCACCAGTCGTGCGAGCCGGCCAATCACACGGGCACCGATCTTTGCCATGTGGCGGTCAAGCACCCGGCTCGGTATCAGGAGCGCATCACCAGCAAGGCGGGGATCCCCTATGAAAAGTCCGCTTCGCTCGGTACCGCGGCCAACATGCACAATGCCGCCATCGCTCGCGAGCAGTTCCTGGACCTGGAGGTTGTGGCCGTCACCACGGCTGGAGTCGGGGGAAACGGAGGCCGCGCTGGCGACCCAGCGTCGTACTATCAATCTGAAGATGGGGCCAAACCGATTTCCGCTTTGCCGCCGCAAGCCGGTACCATCAATTCATTGCTGTTCGTTAGCGAGGAACTGAGCCCAGGGGCGCTGGTGGTGGCGTCCACCGTGATGGCTGAGGCAAAAGCCAGCGTCCTGCAGGAGCTCTCGACTCCGTCTCGCTATTCAGAGGGCATCGCCACCGGCACCGGTACGGACCAGATCGGCATCGCTTCGCGCATCGGTACCCGTATCCGTCATACGGATGCGAACAAGCACAGCAAGTTGGGAGAGCTTATAGGGACCGTTCTGCGTCGCTCGCTCTTCGAAGCGCTGAACTTGCAAGCGGGCATGACCCCTGATTCGCGGCGATCCAGCATCGTCGCCCTGCAGCGTCTGGGGGAAACTCAGGAGCGCTTCATCGCTGGCGTGAAGAGCGGGCTTTCGGAGTCGGATGCGGGGTTGTTCGAGCGGAATTTTCTCGCTGCCAATCACGATCCCGTGACCGTTTCCTGCATTCAGGCCCTGGTTCATCTGCGGGATCAATTCGTTTGGGGCGTGCTCCCTCTCAGCTGCCTGAGGGAAATCATGGTGCCGCACCTGGTCCGCATCGCATCCGTGGTCAGCGGAAAGGAGCTCGTGAGCGAAATCGTGTTAGAGGCCATCGGAGAGCAAGCCATCGGAATCGAAAGGAACGTATTTTTGGAGCTGATACATTGCTGCTTCTCCATAGGATTTTCTGAAAAGTGGCGCGGACGATTCGAAGATCCGCAGCCAGTCGACATGCAACCGCAACCCCAGTGA
- a CDS encoding ABC transporter ATP-binding protein, with protein sequence MRDELRGNLSARELTVGYAKKGGGSHVVSQPLNLELRQGEFVCLLGPNGVGKSTLIRTLAGIQSPISGCIEIAGTNTRDLSPRQRARSISVVLTDNAPSGMFTAYSVVALGRHPHTSWTGSLSQGDRDRIEWALKAVDAESLADRQVGELSDGERQKVMIARALAQEASVMLLDEPTAFLDLPRRVDLMRTLRDLARRENLSILLSTHDLDLALRSADKLWLLTKEGDIQTGEPEQLAMDGRMATVFASDELDWDADHGSFRMHRHACSAISLKGEGMATIWTRRALTRIGYEVVELDSCQGLQVEVVGDADAASWIVRRGKSEKHCFDLAALISYLKTLPHAAGSDKKVLNT encoded by the coding sequence ATGAGGGACGAGCTGAGAGGAAATCTGTCGGCCCGAGAGCTCACGGTAGGGTATGCGAAAAAAGGAGGCGGCTCTCACGTGGTGAGCCAGCCGCTCAACCTGGAGCTCAGGCAAGGCGAATTCGTGTGCCTGCTAGGGCCGAATGGCGTGGGGAAGTCGACTCTCATTCGAACCTTGGCGGGGATTCAGTCACCCATTTCAGGATGTATTGAAATCGCTGGTACGAACACGCGAGACCTGAGTCCGCGTCAACGAGCCCGATCGATCAGCGTTGTTTTGACCGACAACGCCCCATCGGGCATGTTCACCGCTTACTCGGTCGTGGCCCTCGGTCGCCATCCGCACACGAGCTGGACGGGCAGTTTGAGCCAGGGCGATCGCGACCGCATCGAGTGGGCCTTGAAGGCGGTCGACGCGGAATCGCTCGCCGATCGGCAGGTCGGAGAGCTCAGCGACGGAGAGCGCCAGAAAGTGATGATCGCCCGAGCCCTCGCCCAGGAAGCGTCCGTGATGCTGCTTGACGAGCCGACCGCGTTTCTCGATCTTCCGCGCCGGGTCGATCTAATGCGGACGTTGCGCGATCTGGCCCGTCGGGAAAATCTAAGCATCCTGCTCTCGACGCACGATTTGGACCTAGCCCTTCGCAGCGCCGACAAGCTCTGGCTGCTAACCAAGGAAGGTGACATTCAGACGGGGGAGCCCGAGCAGCTGGCCATGGATGGTCGCATGGCGACGGTGTTCGCCTCCGACGAGCTGGACTGGGATGCGGATCATGGATCCTTTCGCATGCACCGCCACGCCTGCTCCGCAATTTCCCTGAAAGGCGAGGGCATGGCCACGATTTGGACGAGGCGGGCCTTGACGCGCATCGGCTACGAGGTCGTGGAACTCGACTCTTGCCAAGGTCTGCAGGTTGAGGTCGTCGGGGATGCCGACGCTGCGAGCTGGATCGTGCGCCGCGGCAAATCGGAAAAACACTGTTTTGACCTAGCAGCTTTGATCAGCTATCTGAAAACGCTTCCCCACGCAGCGGGTTCCGACAAGAAGGTTTTGAATACATGA
- a CDS encoding iron ABC transporter permease: MRETKHATVSKRNPASLFALLGCALLAIFVANVCLGSAVIPLGDVWRALIGSDGGNLIMEKIVVDIRLPRATTALFAGAALSVSGLLMQTIFRNPLADPFVLGVNSGASLGVAIVLLVLAPGGVALTQNLAFSGHVLVVFASSAGAAAVLLVVMLFAQRVDVMSLLILGLMMSYAVGSVVSILMFYSMAERVQSFFSWSYGSFANVTWTQMKIFASCLLSGMASVFFLSKPLDAMLLGEGFAASLGTRVKSTRVLTLGLASLLAGTVTGFCGPIGFLGIAAPHLCRYLFRTSEHRILIPASLMAGSIIALAADLAAKGPGFDGSLPLNAVTALIGSPVIIVALLRQRNLKKAFG, encoded by the coding sequence ATGAGGGAAACGAAACATGCAACTGTCTCCAAGCGGAATCCCGCATCGCTGTTCGCTCTATTGGGCTGCGCGTTGCTGGCGATTTTCGTAGCGAACGTATGTCTCGGATCGGCTGTGATTCCCCTAGGCGACGTTTGGAGGGCTCTGATCGGAAGCGATGGTGGGAATCTGATCATGGAGAAGATCGTAGTCGATATCCGTCTTCCGCGGGCCACCACCGCCCTCTTCGCTGGAGCTGCTCTTTCCGTATCCGGTTTGCTGATGCAAACGATCTTTCGGAATCCGCTCGCTGATCCATTCGTGCTCGGGGTGAATTCCGGGGCCAGCTTGGGCGTTGCGATCGTGCTGCTGGTGCTGGCGCCTGGCGGCGTCGCCTTGACGCAAAACCTCGCTTTTTCCGGACATGTGCTAGTGGTCTTCGCCTCATCGGCTGGGGCCGCCGCGGTGCTGCTGGTGGTGATGCTTTTCGCTCAGCGCGTGGATGTCATGTCATTGCTGATACTCGGTTTGATGATGAGCTACGCGGTCGGTTCCGTGGTCAGCATACTCATGTTCTATAGCATGGCGGAGCGGGTGCAGTCGTTTTTTTCATGGTCCTATGGTTCGTTCGCCAACGTGACCTGGACGCAGATGAAGATATTCGCGAGCTGTTTGCTCAGTGGGATGGCGTCCGTATTCTTCTTGTCCAAGCCGCTTGATGCTATGTTGCTGGGAGAAGGCTTTGCGGCCAGTCTTGGGACCCGAGTCAAAAGCACCCGCGTCCTGACGCTGGGATTGGCATCTCTTCTCGCCGGAACAGTCACCGGATTTTGCGGGCCGATCGGGTTCCTGGGAATCGCCGCCCCGCACCTATGCCGCTACCTGTTTCGCACATCGGAGCACCGGATCTTGATTCCGGCGTCCCTCATGGCTGGTTCGATCATCGCTCTGGCTGCCGATTTGGCGGCCAAGGGACCGGGATTCGACGGTTCGCTGCCGCTCAACGCGGTCACGGCTCTGATCGGTTCACCCGTCATCATCGTGGCTTTGCTGCGGCAAAGAAACCTCAAAAAGGCGTTCGGCTAA
- a CDS encoding ABC transporter substrate-binding protein, which produces MFRLFILVLVSSACFALRADVELRYANNFAIEIFPTHKQLTVRNTWVGAGDSEQVYALVPRSADKLPTLPDGAIVIRTPVERLAIMATVFLGPIRDLDLYDSLVGIAYLDWANDERAHQRVAKGLAKPIQSGAAMDVESMLMMRPDLILTSTTGNPNFDTNPQMLRAGLPVVVTAGYMEDHPLGRTEWIKFIAAFYDKEEEAKAVFDRVADRYEELTALAATAKTRPTVFSNAPYGGVWHVPGGDSYTAKAFASAGAKYLWADNDSRGGVPTDFEVILQRAGDADYWLHPSHYESLAELISADERFINFEAVQEGRVFNNTLRVNDHGGNDIYERGVSRPDEVLADLIKIFHPELLPQHQFVFYEQLK; this is translated from the coding sequence ATGTTTCGTCTTTTCATTCTCGTTCTCGTTTCCTCGGCCTGTTTCGCCCTGCGAGCAGATGTCGAACTGCGCTACGCCAACAACTTCGCCATCGAAATCTTCCCCACGCACAAGCAGCTGACCGTGCGCAATACTTGGGTCGGAGCGGGCGATAGCGAGCAGGTCTACGCTCTCGTGCCACGCTCGGCGGACAAGCTGCCCACACTGCCGGATGGGGCCATCGTCATCCGCACTCCTGTCGAGCGGTTGGCTATCATGGCCACTGTATTTCTCGGCCCGATACGCGATTTGGATCTCTACGATTCTCTCGTTGGAATCGCCTATCTCGATTGGGCCAACGACGAGCGAGCTCACCAGCGCGTCGCGAAGGGGCTCGCGAAGCCGATCCAGTCCGGCGCCGCTATGGACGTCGAATCCATGCTGATGATGCGGCCGGACCTCATCTTGACCAGCACCACGGGAAATCCGAATTTCGACACCAATCCGCAGATGCTCCGCGCGGGGCTTCCGGTTGTAGTGACCGCTGGATACATGGAGGACCATCCTTTGGGACGGACCGAGTGGATAAAGTTCATCGCCGCGTTCTACGACAAGGAAGAGGAGGCCAAAGCGGTTTTCGATCGGGTCGCCGATCGCTATGAGGAGCTGACAGCGTTGGCAGCGACCGCGAAGACGCGCCCAACGGTCTTCTCCAACGCTCCTTATGGCGGCGTCTGGCATGTGCCTGGAGGGGATAGCTACACCGCCAAGGCGTTCGCGAGCGCTGGGGCCAAGTACCTTTGGGCGGACAACGATTCGCGCGGAGGGGTGCCCACCGATTTCGAGGTCATCCTGCAACGAGCGGGTGACGCGGACTATTGGCTTCACCCGAGCCACTACGAATCGCTAGCGGAACTGATAAGCGCCGACGAGCGCTTCATAAACTTCGAAGCGGTGCAGGAAGGGCGTGTATTCAACAACACCCTACGGGTAAACGATCATGGCGGCAACGATATCTACGAGCGAGGCGTGTCGAGGCCTGACGAAGTGCTGGCGGATTTGATAAAGATTTTCCATCCGGAGTTGCTTCCGCAGCATCAGTTCGTGTTCTACGAGCAGTTGAAGTAG
- a CDS encoding TonB-dependent receptor — protein sequence MKPLSNYINRKNSHAALALGIGVASFVAPARSQEEADLGYHELDAVVAVASRMELPIQQVGSSVIVLDDFELGANEATFLSDSLRAIPGFYLRNNGGPGGSFGMTTRGLSGNRPTVLLNGIEVSNPASGQMINLGNLFTGATSRVEILKGAQSSLYGADALAGVIAIDTLSPDMRGARAGIAYGSYDTYEYSLGHSGSSGPLKWSVDGMIYESEGFSAQDPAYGPAWADEDSYDNKALSSALEYNLPNDARVFFSAYYSDAYSEFDPGDPSWVWGEPKSDNYAINETTFAKAGTDFRVNDNWTSVASVAYSNVNYMSVSDDNNAATDDRYFSNGDRYQIEWQNTVQMSENWRFVAGAEHEIEDNRSDVGDRDDTSVFMENVISASEDLDVTLGARYDDNSAYGTETTYRATFSYRIDPVDARLRGSYGTSFQAPSFYQLYNGFYGNPDLNPETGEGWDLGIEKTFVDGRVFLSSSIFGYDITDKINWNGVYQNVGEYQSKGIETSARYHVSEDLRVHASHTYSDAEEGGVEALRVPRNIVSLGGHWIGMDGKLSINADALFVSSQYSSSGGRATGQKNVGYNVVNLAARYELNEQSELWMRIGNLFDEEYQEIAGYQTAGANYKAGVRFKF from the coding sequence ATGAAACCACTATCTAACTACATAAACCGAAAGAATAGCCACGCCGCTTTGGCGCTGGGTATTGGCGTTGCCAGCTTCGTTGCTCCTGCGCGTTCTCAGGAAGAAGCGGATCTCGGCTATCACGAGCTCGACGCCGTGGTAGCGGTGGCCAGCCGCATGGAACTGCCCATTCAACAAGTCGGAAGCTCCGTCATCGTGCTAGACGACTTTGAGCTCGGAGCGAATGAGGCCACTTTCCTCTCCGATAGCCTGCGCGCGATCCCAGGCTTCTATCTCCGCAACAACGGCGGCCCCGGCGGCTCCTTCGGCATGACCACGCGCGGCTTGAGCGGGAATCGCCCGACGGTGCTGCTCAACGGCATCGAAGTCAGCAATCCCGCTTCCGGTCAAATGATCAATCTTGGCAACCTTTTCACCGGGGCGACCTCCCGCGTGGAAATCCTAAAGGGGGCTCAAAGCTCGCTTTACGGGGCGGATGCCTTGGCAGGGGTGATCGCTATCGATACGCTGAGTCCTGATATGCGCGGCGCACGCGCTGGTATCGCCTATGGATCGTATGATACCTATGAATACAGCCTTGGTCACAGCGGCTCGTCCGGACCGTTGAAGTGGTCGGTGGATGGCATGATCTACGAATCTGAAGGCTTCTCTGCCCAAGATCCCGCCTACGGACCGGCTTGGGCGGATGAAGACTCCTACGACAACAAGGCGCTGTCCTCCGCCTTGGAGTACAACCTGCCGAATGACGCTCGCGTTTTCTTTTCCGCATACTACTCCGACGCCTATTCCGAATTCGATCCAGGGGATCCGTCATGGGTCTGGGGTGAACCCAAGAGCGACAACTACGCCATAAACGAGACGACCTTCGCCAAGGCGGGGACCGATTTTCGCGTCAACGATAACTGGACGAGCGTGGCCAGCGTTGCGTACTCAAATGTCAACTACATGTCGGTTTCCGACGACAACAACGCGGCCACCGACGACCGCTATTTCTCCAATGGAGATCGCTATCAGATCGAGTGGCAGAACACTGTACAGATGAGCGAGAACTGGCGATTCGTCGCTGGAGCCGAGCATGAGATCGAAGACAATCGCAGCGACGTTGGCGATCGCGACGACACCTCGGTCTTCATGGAAAACGTCATTTCGGCGAGCGAAGATCTCGACGTGACGCTGGGCGCCCGCTACGATGACAACAGCGCCTACGGTACGGAAACGACCTATCGCGCGACGTTCAGCTATCGTATCGATCCGGTGGATGCGCGGCTTCGCGGCTCGTATGGCACCTCCTTTCAAGCCCCGTCGTTCTATCAGCTGTACAACGGGTTTTATGGAAATCCGGACTTGAACCCGGAGACGGGTGAAGGCTGGGATCTCGGTATCGAGAAGACCTTCGTAGACGGACGCGTTTTCCTTTCGAGCTCCATCTTCGGATACGACATCACGGACAAGATCAATTGGAACGGCGTGTATCAGAATGTAGGAGAATACCAAAGCAAGGGCATCGAGACCAGCGCTCGCTACCACGTATCCGAAGACCTGAGAGTGCATGCGTCCCATACCTACAGCGATGCGGAAGAAGGCGGAGTGGAAGCCTTGCGAGTACCGCGAAACATCGTGTCCTTGGGAGGACATTGGATCGGCATGGATGGCAAGTTGAGCATCAACGCGGACGCGTTGTTCGTCTCCAGCCAGTACTCTAGCAGCGGCGGTCGCGCCACGGGGCAAAAGAACGTGGGATACAACGTAGTGAATCTGGCGGCCCGCTATGAGCTCAACGAGCAGAGCGAACTCTGGATGCGCATTGGCAATCTCTTCGACGAGGAGTACCAGGAGATCGCGGGCTACCAAACCGCAGGCGCCAACTACAAGGCTGGCGTTCGTTTCAAGTTTTAG
- the cbiB gene encoding adenosylcobinamide-phosphate synthase CbiB produces the protein MSTYLIVSICIGLLLDFLLGDPRGMPHIVRLVGWLSEVFEKLATRLLGRSVLGGLLLWLLVAAVVVNVYWFVASWLGSWSAWARIAFDGLIVFQCVAYRDLVRHVLAVKDALGRSLEEGRSRVSWIVGRDTDRMQEDDVCRAAVESGAENLSDAVIAPLFWGALLGPLGFLIYRISNTMDAIVGHRTERYEKVGKVSARIDDALNFIPARLCCLAILPFKLIAQAPRLREDANLHPSFNAGWPEAAMAKTLGVVIGGRMYEGGKLVQTKEMNKGARQPNRDDIRRLTEVMGRAYLKVLALAALYWGAMALFSA, from the coding sequence ATGTCGACCTACCTGATCGTTTCCATTTGTATCGGATTGCTGCTGGACTTCCTCCTGGGAGATCCGCGCGGGATGCCCCACATCGTGCGCTTGGTCGGCTGGCTGAGCGAAGTCTTCGAGAAGCTGGCGACGCGCCTTCTTGGCCGCAGCGTCCTAGGCGGCTTGCTGCTGTGGCTCCTGGTGGCGGCGGTGGTGGTAAACGTGTACTGGTTCGTGGCGAGCTGGCTCGGTTCGTGGAGCGCGTGGGCGCGCATCGCGTTCGATGGACTGATCGTTTTCCAATGCGTCGCCTATCGCGATCTGGTGAGGCATGTGCTGGCGGTCAAGGACGCCTTGGGACGCAGTTTGGAGGAGGGACGATCCCGCGTTTCTTGGATAGTGGGCCGGGATACGGACCGCATGCAGGAGGACGACGTTTGCCGTGCCGCAGTGGAAAGCGGTGCGGAAAACCTCAGCGACGCGGTGATCGCTCCATTGTTCTGGGGAGCTTTGCTGGGGCCGCTCGGTTTCCTGATCTACCGGATTTCGAATACCATGGACGCCATCGTAGGGCACCGAACGGAGCGCTACGAAAAGGTCGGCAAGGTTTCGGCCCGTATCGACGACGCCCTGAATTTTATCCCCGCCCGGCTCTGTTGCCTGGCCATCCTGCCGTTCAAGCTGATTGCCCAGGCCCCTCGATTGCGAGAGGACGCCAACCTGCACCCGAGCTTCAACGCCGGCTGGCCGGAGGCTGCTATGGCCAAAACCCTCGGGGTGGTCATCGGAGGGCGCATGTACGAAGGCGGCAAACTGGTGCAGACTAAGGAGATGAATAAAGGCGCTCGCCAGCCCAACCGGGACGACATCCGCCGGCTCACAGAGGTGATGGGGCGGGCCTACCTGAAGGTGCTCGCTCTGGCGGCGCTCTATTGGGGAGCTATGGCCCTGTTTTCAGCCTAG